A window of the Acipenser ruthenus chromosome 30, fAciRut3.2 maternal haplotype, whole genome shotgun sequence genome harbors these coding sequences:
- the nop53 gene encoding ribosome biogenesis protein NOP53, translated as MCRSRFASSFFLRCEMASGTRKGSMAASRGGFLSFKTDLDSSGPKNKRKKRLNKNKKKSWNKHSDVHDVEEFLEDVRLQERTLGGLISEKPDDNLFFVDAGDERRDSKLDKDKPLQVDVILQPDSRIPTPTDGLVSSEKPDGSRRRKDKPLRIDLILQPDSRVPAPKDVLAHQIPNAKKLRLIAQRAQQLEAHGVVPRRQRLLQARLQRSLAGKGKTNKPAANNDPQRGFYDLWSGAVPETADPWYLQQTKKMLVKRPARLNVKPSTLPAVEVPAPGASYNPDFLSHQALLLQGHEIELKKQKAELRLERQLAFPKEQIATRESAFQEEVEGLIEESDDEGPHEYTPLYQAASGEKKTERQRKWERQLREREKRWKALRQARDRQQQLFRLRSLKAEVLQQEETTGRRQEARRAKKLEEESLPRRLGKLKYQEPDLDLQLSSEMAGSLRRLKPEGSILKDRFKSLQKRNLIEPRERAKFVRKHKLKYVEKRAFKEVTV; from the exons ATGTGTCGCAGCAGATTCGCTTCCTCCTTCTTTCTGCGCTGTGAAATGGCGTCCGGCACACGTAAGGGGAGCATGGCAGCGTCCCGGGGAGGGTTTCTCAGCTTTAAAACGGACCTGGACTCGTCCGGACcgaaaaacaaaaggaagaaaCGGCtcaacaagaataaaaaaaagagttgGAACAAACACAGCGACGTGCACGACGTGGAGGAGTTTCTGGAAGACGTGCGGCTTCAGGAGCGGACTCTGGG CGGCCTCATCTCAGAGAAGCCCGATGACAATCTGTTCTTTGTTGACGcaggagatgagaggagag acTCAAAGCTTGACAAGGACAAGCCTCTGCAGGTCGATGTGATCCTGCAGCCTGACTCTCGCATCCCGACTCCCACAGA CGGCCTCGTCTCCTCGGAGAAGCCCGATGGCAGTCGGCGTCGCAAGGACAAGCCTCTGCGGATCGATCTGATCCTGCAGCCTGACTCCCGCGTCCCGGCTCCCAAAGA TGTGCTGGCACACCAGATTCCCAACGCGAAGAAGCTGCGACTCATCGCCCAGCGCGCTCAGCAGCTGGAGGCCCACGGCGTGGTGCCACGGCGACAGAGACTGCTCCAGGCGCGGCTGCAGAGATCCCTCGCGGGGAAGGGGAAGACAAACAAACCGGCAGCGAACAACGACCCGCAGAGAGGGTTCTACGATCTGTGGAGTGGAGCAG TGCCTGAGACTGCAGACCCCTGGTATCTACAGCAGACCAAGAAGATGCTAGTCAAG cgTCCAGCGCGGCTCAATGTGAAGCCCTCCACTCTCCCGGCTGTCGAGGTTCCTGCCCCTGGAGCTTCCTACAACCCTGACTTCCTGTCTCACCAG gCTCTGCTGCTTCAAGGCCACGAGATAGAGCTGAAGAAACAGAAAGCTGAGCTGAGGCTAGAGCGGCAGCTAGCCTTCCCCAAGGAGCAGATAGCCACTCGG GAGTCTGCGTTCCAAGAGGAGGTGGAGGGGCTGATTGAGGAATCGGATGACGAGGGGCCCCATGAATACACTCCCCTGTACCAGGCTGCCtctggagaaaagaaaacggagaGGCAGAGAAAGTGGGAAAGACAgctgagagagagg GAGAAACGTTGGAAGGCCCTGCGACAAGCCAGGGACCGGCAGCAGCAGCTGTTCCGCCTGCGCTCACTCAAGGCGGAGGTGCTGCAGCAGGAGGAGACCACGGGCCGCAGGCAGGAGGCACGCCGGGCCAAAAAGCTTGAGGAGGAGAGCCTGCCACGCAGACTGGGGAAACTCAA ATACCAGGAGCCAGACCTGGATCTGCAGCTGAGCTCTGAGATGGCAGGATCTCTCCGCAGGCTCAAG CCAGAGGGCAGCATCCTCAAGGACCGCTTCAAGAGCCTGCAGAAGAGGAACCTGATTGAACCGAGAGAGCGAGCaaa GTTCGTGagaaaacacaaactgaaatacgTGGAGAAGAGGGCCTTCAAGGAAGTCAC GGTGTAA